The following proteins are encoded in a genomic region of Sorangiineae bacterium MSr12523:
- a CDS encoding PLP-dependent aminotransferase family protein codes for MTAQLVDQIRRAVLEGTLPSGHALPSSRALARDLGIARNTVMAAYEALAADGTILVGARRAPVVADVTRVIRGEPFDDDDEGDPRLHISSSAMRLASFISDERLDALSSATSRARPFRVGEPDLSLFPWNVFERSLVRCWRALTPMDSLGADPRGHLALRRALLQHLAVARGVRASVEQVFITEGSQGALDLCCRTLLDAGDLAWVEDPCAPSTRAALLAVGARIAAVPVDEDGVIVARGRRTAPRAKLAIVSPSYAFPLGVRLALTRRLELLSWARSAGALILENDYEGELRFEGAPIPALQSLSLEHGGRVLHMGSFSRAMFPALRLGFVVVPRPLVPAFARMRAATTRSPPYLLQAALAQFIDDGHYARHLRRLKQATRCRRDALVGALGSARAGGETIHVPRAGSVLTLELPATVDDHALLRACARHGIEALALSDCSIAGRRGIVLGFGAHSEKQLEQAARRLRSLLAKV; via the coding sequence TTGACGGCGCAACTGGTGGACCAGATCCGCCGCGCCGTTCTCGAGGGCACGCTTCCTTCGGGGCACGCGCTGCCATCCTCCCGCGCACTGGCGCGCGATCTCGGTATTGCGCGAAACACGGTCATGGCCGCGTACGAGGCCCTGGCGGCCGACGGAACGATCCTCGTGGGTGCACGTCGTGCGCCCGTGGTGGCCGATGTGACGCGGGTCATCCGCGGCGAGCCATTCGACGACGACGATGAAGGCGATCCCCGGCTTCACATCTCGTCGAGCGCCATGCGCCTCGCGTCCTTCATTTCCGACGAGCGGCTCGACGCGCTCTCGTCCGCCACATCCCGCGCGCGGCCATTTCGCGTCGGTGAGCCGGATCTGTCGCTCTTTCCGTGGAACGTCTTCGAGCGCAGCCTCGTTCGATGCTGGCGCGCCCTCACGCCCATGGATAGCCTTGGGGCCGATCCGCGGGGCCATCTGGCACTGCGGCGCGCGCTGCTTCAGCACCTCGCCGTCGCGCGCGGTGTGCGGGCGTCCGTCGAGCAGGTATTCATCACCGAGGGCTCGCAAGGAGCATTGGATCTCTGCTGCCGGACCCTTCTCGACGCAGGCGATCTCGCATGGGTCGAAGATCCGTGTGCCCCCTCCACACGGGCCGCGCTGTTGGCCGTGGGCGCGCGCATCGCCGCCGTCCCCGTGGACGAAGACGGCGTGATCGTGGCGCGAGGCCGTCGCACGGCACCGCGTGCGAAGCTGGCCATCGTTTCCCCCTCGTATGCATTTCCGCTGGGCGTGCGGCTCGCGCTCACACGCCGCCTGGAGCTCTTGTCATGGGCGCGTTCTGCGGGGGCGCTGATCCTCGAGAACGACTACGAAGGGGAGCTCCGCTTCGAAGGCGCGCCCATTCCCGCATTGCAATCGCTGAGTCTCGAGCACGGCGGGCGCGTGCTGCACATGGGCTCCTTCAGCCGCGCCATGTTTCCCGCACTGCGCCTCGGATTCGTCGTCGTTCCGCGTCCGCTGGTTCCAGCCTTTGCGCGCATGCGCGCCGCCACCACGCGCTCACCGCCCTATCTTCTGCAGGCCGCCCTGGCCCAATTCATCGACGACGGCCACTATGCGCGCCACCTGCGACGCCTCAAACAGGCAACACGCTGCCGCCGCGATGCCCTCGTCGGCGCCCTCGGCTCGGCCCGGGCTGGCGGCGAGACGATTCACGTTCCGCGCGCCGGCTCGGTACTTACTTTGGAATTGCCCGCCACGGTCGACGACCACGCCCTCCTCCGAGCTTGTGCTCGCCACGGTATCGAGGCGTTGGCCCTGTCCGATTGTTCCATCGCGGGGCGGAGGGGCATCGTGCTCGGTTTCGGAGCGCACTCCGAAAAACAGCTGGAGCAGGCCGCCCGAAGGCTTCGCAGCCTCCTTGCCAAGGTGTGA
- a CDS encoding ABC transporter ATP-binding protein/permease, whose product MGTTSSLVLALEPLVLKVFFDALVAHASVARLMGVVGLLALMLLTREGIVALLDWLVWRTRIAINYRMTSATIDRLHTLPLSFHQRHAVGSLMAKVDRGISGTVTAFSTVFVQILPSTIYLVMAIVIMLRLEWRLGLLVLGFAPIPAVLGARASREQVTRERRLLERWARVFARFNEALAGMMVVKSFAREESEKQRFLKRVDAANQLVMRGVATDARVEATKNAVAVTARVAAVSLGGYLIATDAIPIGTLIAFLGYVGGAFQPVQSLTGAYQTTRRGQVALKTVFSILDAEDTVLDSADACEAAPLRGAVEFRDVSFGYGGRPVLDRVNITVKPGETVALVGPSGAGKTTLMALLQRLHDPSSGAVYVDGVDLRSLKQRSLRAQIGVVLQEGLLFSDTIRGNIAFGRPYATDEDIEKAARAANAHDFVTQLPRAYATRVGERGSTLSGGERQRIAIARALLKDAPILILDEATSALDAESESLVQEALGRLMAGRTTFIIAHRLATVVRADRILVLKDGQIVECGTHAELVRAKGYYASLVEHQVRGLIEDRAA is encoded by the coding sequence TTGGGAACAACCAGTTCATTGGTGCTCGCCCTCGAGCCGCTGGTCCTGAAAGTCTTTTTCGATGCGTTGGTGGCCCATGCCAGCGTCGCGCGGTTGATGGGAGTCGTCGGGCTTCTGGCCCTGATGCTTCTGACCCGCGAAGGCATCGTGGCACTTCTGGATTGGCTCGTGTGGCGCACGCGCATTGCCATCAATTATCGAATGACCAGCGCCACCATCGATCGGTTGCACACGCTGCCCCTATCCTTTCATCAGCGGCACGCGGTAGGGTCCTTGATGGCCAAAGTCGATCGCGGAATCAGCGGTACCGTGACGGCCTTTTCCACCGTCTTCGTACAAATTCTTCCTTCGACGATCTACCTCGTGATGGCCATCGTCATCATGCTCCGATTGGAATGGCGCTTGGGCCTTTTGGTCCTCGGCTTCGCCCCCATTCCGGCCGTCCTCGGTGCGCGGGCATCGCGCGAGCAAGTGACCCGCGAGCGGCGGCTGCTCGAGCGGTGGGCTCGGGTGTTCGCACGCTTCAACGAAGCCCTGGCCGGCATGATGGTGGTGAAGAGCTTTGCCCGCGAGGAGAGTGAAAAGCAGCGCTTTCTCAAGCGGGTCGATGCCGCCAATCAGCTGGTGATGCGCGGGGTGGCCACCGATGCGCGGGTGGAGGCCACGAAAAATGCCGTTGCGGTGACCGCGCGCGTGGCCGCCGTATCGCTGGGCGGATACTTGATCGCCACGGACGCTATTCCCATTGGCACGCTGATCGCCTTTCTAGGTTACGTCGGCGGTGCCTTCCAACCCGTTCAATCGCTCACCGGCGCCTATCAAACGACGCGCCGCGGGCAGGTGGCGCTCAAAACCGTCTTTTCCATTTTGGACGCCGAGGACACCGTGCTCGACTCCGCCGATGCGTGCGAGGCGGCGCCGTTGCGAGGTGCCGTCGAGTTTCGTGACGTCAGCTTCGGCTACGGTGGCCGGCCGGTGCTCGATCGGGTCAACATCACCGTGAAACCCGGCGAGACGGTGGCCTTGGTGGGACCGAGTGGCGCAGGCAAAACGACGCTCATGGCTCTTTTGCAGCGCCTTCACGATCCCTCATCGGGGGCCGTTTACGTCGATGGGGTCGATCTTCGTTCGCTCAAACAGCGGTCCTTGCGGGCCCAGATTGGCGTCGTTCTTCAAGAAGGGCTCCTCTTCAGCGACACCATTCGAGGCAACATTGCTTTCGGCCGGCCGTACGCGACCGACGAGGACATCGAAAAAGCCGCGCGTGCGGCCAACGCGCACGACTTCGTGACGCAGCTTCCTCGTGCGTATGCGACCCGCGTCGGTGAGCGAGGGAGTACCCTTTCGGGCGGCGAGCGCCAGCGAATTGCCATTGCACGGGCGCTGCTGAAGGATGCGCCCATTCTCATTTTGGACGAGGCGACATCGGCGCTCGATGCCGAATCGGAATCGTTGGTGCAAGAAGCCCTGGGCCGGCTCATGGCAGGACGGACGACGTTCATCATTGCGCATCGCTTGGCCACCGTGGTTCGCGCAGACCGCATTTTGGTGCTCAAGGACGGGCAGATCGTCGAGTGTGGCACGCACGCGGAATTGGTGCGCGCCAAGGGGTACTATGCATCGTTGGTCGAGCATCAAGTGCGCGGCCTCATCGAGGATCGCGCGGCATGA
- a CDS encoding DUF3459 domain-containing protein, which translates to MMRWPPFVAAILSLAFLSPEGPPVTTEGGIENAIVYGVIPPRFGSPPLQAVTRNLASLADLGITTLWLTPIFETPPGDFGYAVIDYLAVRKDYGTRADLDALVAEAHRLHLKVLLDLVPNHTSSKHPYFLDAEARGPSSPYFGFYQRDAQGSATHYFDWTHLPNLNYAEPAVAHWMTDASLSWIRTSGIDGYRVDAAWGIRERAPSFWGAWSAELRRARPDVTLIAEASARDPFYVSHGFDAAYDWTQEPGHWAWEHVFDDPKGVPERLDRALRETAAIAPAAHVLRFLDNNDTGPRFITRHGPGMARVAAAALLTLPGVPCLFTGQEVGAEYEPYGASGAVHFEQGGALRDWYKRLIALRRTRPSLRSRDWTRVASSAPTVYAYVRTAGTEKTLVVLQFDEHPVNVALDVPHQGTTLSLPGWGVAILESNGSGWRNFVQPAVW; encoded by the coding sequence ATGATGCGCTGGCCGCCGTTCGTTGCGGCGATTCTTTCGCTGGCATTTCTGTCGCCCGAAGGCCCGCCGGTCACGACCGAGGGCGGCATCGAGAACGCCATCGTCTACGGCGTGATTCCGCCTCGTTTCGGTTCGCCACCTCTGCAAGCCGTGACGCGCAACTTGGCATCCTTGGCCGATTTGGGCATTACGACTCTGTGGCTCACGCCCATTTTCGAAACGCCCCCTGGCGATTTCGGGTACGCGGTCATCGATTACCTCGCGGTACGGAAGGACTATGGTACGCGCGCCGATCTGGACGCGCTCGTGGCCGAGGCCCACCGCCTTCATCTGAAGGTGCTTCTCGATTTGGTGCCGAACCACACCTCGTCGAAGCACCCTTATTTCCTGGATGCCGAGGCGCGCGGTCCTTCATCGCCGTATTTTGGCTTTTACCAGCGCGATGCGCAGGGGAGTGCGACACATTATTTCGATTGGACGCACTTGCCCAATCTGAATTACGCCGAGCCGGCGGTGGCGCATTGGATGACGGATGCGTCGTTGTCCTGGATCCGCACCAGCGGAATCGACGGCTACCGCGTGGACGCCGCTTGGGGGATCCGCGAGCGCGCTCCGTCCTTTTGGGGAGCCTGGAGCGCCGAGCTCCGTCGCGCACGACCCGATGTGACGTTGATCGCGGAAGCGTCCGCGCGGGACCCGTTTTACGTGTCGCACGGGTTCGATGCGGCCTATGACTGGACGCAGGAGCCGGGGCATTGGGCCTGGGAACACGTGTTCGACGATCCGAAGGGCGTTCCCGAACGACTCGATCGCGCCCTGCGCGAGACGGCCGCCATCGCCCCAGCGGCGCACGTGCTGCGATTTCTCGACAACAACGACACGGGCCCGCGTTTCATCACCCGTCATGGGCCGGGCATGGCCCGCGTCGCCGCGGCGGCGCTTTTGACGTTGCCTGGGGTGCCGTGCCTCTTCACCGGGCAAGAGGTGGGGGCTGAATACGAGCCATACGGCGCATCGGGCGCCGTCCACTTCGAGCAAGGCGGCGCGTTGCGCGATTGGTACAAAAGGCTCATCGCATTGCGACGCACGCGTCCCAGCCTACGTTCCCGCGATTGGACGCGTGTGGCTTCGTCTGCACCGACCGTGTATGCCTACGTTCGCACCGCGGGAACGGAGAAGACGCTCGTGGTGCTTCAATTCGACGAGCACCCCGTGAACGTAGCCCTCGATGTACCGCACCAGGGAACGACCTTGTCGCTCCCTGGCTGGGGTGTAGCCATTCTCGAATCGAATGGCTCGGGTTGGCGCAACTTCGTTCAGCCCGCCGTGTGGTAA
- a CDS encoding IclR family transcriptional regulator, with product MLVQSVRRATKILQELATAGPRMGVTELAERVGVAKPTMHALLRTLEADGLVVQDPETGKYLLGPALLRLGNAYLETQELRGRSLTWADALAQRTREAVWVAILTGDRVLVVHHAFRPEGAVQILDVGASIPWSTCALGKAIVAFAPSAESERLLKAELPVLTGASIADRKKLRTQLEQVRRVGCAFEDQESALGDAGIAAPVFDRSGRVVGSMGIVGPVERLLADPAREEHALAVREVARNLSRDLGAPRNPSQRTA from the coding sequence ATGCTCGTCCAATCCGTTCGCCGCGCCACGAAGATCCTTCAGGAGCTAGCGACTGCCGGCCCGCGCATGGGCGTGACCGAGTTGGCGGAGCGGGTGGGCGTGGCCAAGCCCACGATGCATGCCTTGCTGCGCACCTTGGAGGCCGACGGTTTGGTCGTGCAAGATCCCGAAACGGGGAAGTACCTCCTGGGCCCCGCACTGCTCCGACTGGGCAACGCCTACCTCGAGACGCAAGAACTCCGCGGCCGATCGCTGACGTGGGCGGATGCTCTGGCCCAGCGCACGCGGGAAGCGGTTTGGGTCGCGATCCTCACGGGCGATCGCGTGTTGGTCGTGCACCATGCGTTTCGTCCCGAGGGCGCGGTGCAGATTCTGGACGTCGGTGCGAGCATCCCGTGGAGCACGTGCGCGCTGGGAAAAGCCATCGTGGCCTTCGCGCCGTCCGCCGAGAGTGAGCGTCTTCTCAAAGCGGAGTTGCCCGTGCTCACCGGCGCGAGCATCGCCGATCGCAAAAAGCTTCGCACGCAGCTCGAACAGGTTCGCCGCGTAGGGTGCGCCTTCGAGGATCAAGAATCGGCGCTCGGCGACGCTGGCATCGCGGCGCCCGTCTTCGATCGATCCGGCCGGGTCGTCGGCTCCATGGGCATCGTTGGACCCGTCGAGCGATTGCTGGCCGACCCCGCCCGCGAGGAACATGCCCTCGCCGTGCGCGAAGTCGCACGCAATCTCTCGCGCGATCTCGGGGCACCCCGCAATCCGTCACAACGCACCGCGTAA
- a CDS encoding aquaporin produces MADENTYPQKLLAEALGTAALVFIGVGSVPATSIVGGTAPFTMAELGMISLAFGMAVVAMVHSIGHISGCHINPAITLAFAATRRMPWRQVPGYIAAQALGATAGALAIVGVLGREAVRAGLGIATYGASIHASQAFFAEAIGTFLLAFVVFGAIDRRAPSGFAGLVIGLAVFAIILPVGPVTGAAINPARALGPMLVGQVYGGTVHWEQLPVYVSAEILGAVLAGLAYARLDATYRVQDQQG; encoded by the coding sequence ATGGCCGACGAGAACACGTACCCTCAGAAGCTCCTCGCCGAGGCATTGGGCACCGCCGCACTGGTCTTCATCGGCGTGGGCTCGGTACCGGCGACGTCGATCGTGGGCGGCACTGCACCGTTCACCATGGCCGAGCTCGGGATGATCTCCTTGGCCTTCGGTATGGCCGTGGTGGCCATGGTGCACTCGATTGGCCACATCTCCGGGTGCCATATCAACCCGGCCATCACGCTGGCCTTCGCCGCGACGCGCCGAATGCCTTGGCGCCAAGTGCCCGGCTACATTGCGGCCCAGGCTCTCGGGGCCACCGCGGGCGCGCTTGCCATCGTCGGCGTGTTGGGACGCGAGGCCGTCCGCGCGGGCTTGGGGATCGCCACCTACGGGGCCAGCATCCACGCCTCGCAGGCTTTTTTCGCGGAGGCCATCGGCACCTTCCTGCTGGCCTTCGTCGTCTTCGGCGCCATCGATCGGCGCGCGCCCTCCGGCTTTGCGGGCCTCGTCATCGGCTTGGCGGTGTTCGCGATCATTCTTCCCGTGGGACCGGTCACGGGTGCGGCCATCAATCCGGCTCGAGCCCTGGGGCCGATGCTGGTCGGCCAGGTCTACGGTGGTACGGTGCATTGGGAACAGCTACCGGTCTACGTGTCCGCCGAGATCCTTGGAGCCGTGCTCGCAGGGCTCGCATATGCGAGGCTCGACGCCACGTACCGTGTTCAGGATCAGCAAGGCTAG
- the dhaK gene encoding dihydroxyacetone kinase subunit DhaK, producing MKKFINSAETVIADALLGLAAAHAELKVDLQQKIITRAAGPRRGKVGLVSGGGSGHEPLHGGFVGTGMLDAAVPGEVFTSPVPDQIVAATTAVNGGAGVVYIVKNYTGDVMNFQIAAELAGDEDIQVETVLVNDDVAVKDSTWTAGRRGTGATVFVEKMAGALAERGAPLAEVAEVGRKVNAASRSFAVALTACTTPAAGKPGFDLPEDEMEVGVGIHGEPGRRREKVRNAKDIVATAMEAILADLPLTAGDSTIVMVNGLGGTPLIELYVLFGEVAATLRSKGIGIARNLVGNYITSLDMAGASITVCKADPRLIELWDAPVNTPGLRWGV from the coding sequence ATGAAGAAATTTATCAACAGTGCCGAGACCGTAATTGCCGACGCCCTGCTCGGGTTGGCAGCTGCACACGCCGAGTTGAAGGTCGACCTTCAGCAGAAAATCATCACCCGAGCCGCAGGCCCGCGCCGCGGCAAGGTCGGGCTGGTCTCGGGCGGAGGCTCCGGCCACGAGCCTTTGCACGGCGGGTTCGTTGGAACCGGCATGCTCGATGCCGCCGTTCCGGGCGAAGTGTTCACCTCACCCGTGCCGGATCAAATCGTGGCCGCCACCACGGCCGTCAACGGCGGAGCCGGCGTCGTGTACATCGTCAAGAACTACACCGGCGACGTCATGAACTTCCAAATCGCCGCCGAGCTCGCGGGCGACGAGGATATTCAGGTGGAGACCGTACTGGTCAACGACGACGTCGCGGTGAAAGACTCCACGTGGACGGCGGGTCGCCGCGGCACCGGCGCCACCGTCTTCGTCGAGAAAATGGCCGGCGCGCTCGCCGAACGCGGCGCACCCCTCGCCGAGGTGGCCGAGGTGGGCCGCAAGGTCAACGCGGCCTCGCGCTCCTTTGCCGTGGCCCTCACGGCGTGTACCACGCCCGCCGCGGGCAAGCCGGGCTTCGACCTTCCCGAGGATGAAATGGAGGTGGGCGTGGGCATTCACGGCGAACCGGGCCGCCGCCGCGAAAAGGTGCGCAACGCAAAGGACATCGTGGCCACCGCGATGGAGGCCATTCTGGCCGATTTACCCCTTACTGCCGGCGATTCGACCATCGTCATGGTGAACGGATTGGGCGGTACGCCCTTGATCGAGCTCTATGTGCTTTTCGGCGAGGTTGCCGCCACCCTTCGAAGCAAGGGCATTGGCATCGCGCGCAATTTGGTGGGCAATTACATCACGAGCCTCGATATGGCCGGTGCGTCGATCACCGTCTGCAAGGCCGACCCGCGACTCATCGAATTATGGGACGCACCCGTGAACACGCCGGGCCTGCGATGGGGAGTGTGA
- the dhaL gene encoding dihydroxyacetone kinase subunit L, which translates to MMNTAWAMAWMQALAASIEEQTDYLTQLDSAIGDADHGANMRRGFAAVLTALNGFSAETPGDLLIKVGGTLISSVGGASGPLYGSAFRAIGKALRQPSPSDEQLRTALADGLAAIQKLGAAVPGDKTMVDAYAPALAAFEEALKQGGTAAAATERAADAAEEGARATASLQARKGRASYLGPRSVGHQDPGATSTALMFRALAKATAAS; encoded by the coding sequence ATGATGAATACCGCATGGGCGATGGCGTGGATGCAGGCATTGGCCGCCTCCATCGAAGAGCAAACGGATTATCTGACCCAACTCGATTCCGCCATTGGAGATGCCGATCACGGCGCCAACATGCGCCGCGGCTTTGCGGCGGTCCTGACGGCGTTGAATGGCTTTTCGGCCGAAACGCCGGGCGATCTGTTGATCAAGGTGGGCGGGACGCTCATTTCGAGCGTGGGCGGTGCGTCCGGGCCTCTTTATGGAAGTGCCTTCCGCGCCATTGGCAAAGCGTTGCGTCAGCCGTCTCCCTCGGACGAACAATTGCGCACGGCGCTGGCCGATGGGCTGGCGGCCATTCAGAAACTCGGGGCGGCGGTGCCGGGCGACAAAACGATGGTCGACGCGTATGCACCGGCGCTGGCCGCGTTCGAAGAGGCGCTGAAGCAAGGCGGAACGGCTGCCGCCGCCACGGAGCGCGCGGCGGATGCCGCGGAGGAAGGCGCGCGTGCAACGGCATCGCTGCAGGCGCGCAAAGGCCGTGCATCGTATTTGGGCCCGCGGAGCGTCGGCCATCAGGATCCGGGCGCCACGTCCACGGCGTTGATGTTTCGCGCCCTCGCGAAAGCCACGGCCGCATCATGA
- the ptsP gene encoding phosphoenolpyruvate--protein phosphotransferase, translating into MKVGIVVVSHSARLAEGVCEMAAQMAPDVAIRPAGGTDEGGIGTSFDKILAAATEANVGAGVVILYDLGSAKMSADLVAEMEDGARVVDAPLVEGTMAAAVTAQGGANLDTVAADAAAAGGHAPAEPARAPAASATARVFTLQNPLGLHARPAARLARIAAEHRVALRVGPEGGGLVDARSILAVVALGLRGGAAMRIEAEGENAEAALAAIEAAVHEGFGDAPAQPPASAHAAVPGLAIGPIRRLRAAEPIVPESSGHPATEAKAFERALAEVARELGREHTELAEAHRLLLSDPELLTATQTAIGSGLAAAPAWWRSVQHARNALLQSRDALVAGRAMDVVDVGLRVLAQLQPDIVHIDVSNLESAIVLAEDLTPSMVGQLADAGVAGIVLAQGGATAHSVVVARGRGLPMLVRMGELARARDGAMAILDGDRGAFLVEPSPDALAEARTRQAEDARARAAALETAHAPVMARDGRTIVVAANVASLAEAHLARERGADAIGLLRTELFFVDKTNLPTEDEQVAQLEGILSAFPDREVTIRTLDVGGDKDIPALGLDSVTHGFLGLRGLRHSLAHPEVLRTQLRAVLRAAASWKGILSIMAPMVTTAQDAMAFRAAVADAARSLEGRPHRRPDHIGIMVEVPACAVAFDSMAAHVDFVSVGTNDLVQYMMAAERTNASVAAWYRPDHPAIWRTLEWLAQSAGGKKVAVCGEMAANADVARRLVALGVTELSMAPSSIPSIKAILRAQLA; encoded by the coding sequence ATGAAGGTGGGCATCGTCGTGGTCTCGCATAGCGCGCGCCTCGCGGAGGGCGTATGCGAAATGGCTGCCCAAATGGCGCCCGACGTTGCGATTCGCCCCGCCGGCGGAACGGACGAAGGCGGCATTGGAACCAGCTTCGACAAAATCCTCGCAGCGGCGACGGAGGCCAATGTCGGCGCGGGGGTCGTCATTCTGTACGATCTCGGCAGCGCAAAAATGAGCGCGGACCTCGTGGCCGAAATGGAGGACGGCGCCCGCGTCGTCGACGCCCCGCTGGTCGAGGGGACGATGGCGGCCGCCGTGACCGCGCAGGGCGGAGCGAACCTCGACACCGTCGCCGCGGATGCGGCCGCCGCAGGTGGACACGCGCCCGCGGAGCCTGCGCGCGCTCCCGCGGCCTCGGCGACGGCGCGCGTCTTCACCCTGCAAAACCCGCTTGGCTTGCATGCGCGGCCGGCAGCCCGCCTGGCGCGCATCGCGGCCGAACATCGTGTTGCACTTCGGGTGGGGCCTGAAGGCGGCGGGCTCGTGGATGCGCGTTCGATCCTCGCCGTCGTGGCGCTGGGCCTTCGCGGTGGTGCGGCGATGCGGATCGAAGCCGAGGGCGAAAACGCCGAGGCGGCGCTGGCGGCGATCGAGGCTGCCGTTCACGAGGGCTTCGGCGATGCACCGGCGCAGCCGCCGGCGTCCGCCCATGCGGCGGTGCCGGGATTGGCCATCGGGCCGATTCGGCGGCTGCGCGCGGCCGAGCCCATCGTGCCAGAGTCCTCGGGCCATCCGGCGACGGAGGCCAAGGCCTTCGAACGGGCCCTCGCGGAGGTGGCGCGCGAGCTCGGCCGCGAGCACACCGAACTCGCCGAGGCACATCGGTTGCTCCTTTCCGATCCGGAGCTGCTCACCGCGACCCAAACGGCCATCGGGTCGGGGTTGGCCGCCGCACCGGCTTGGTGGCGATCGGTGCAACATGCACGCAATGCGCTTCTGCAAAGCCGCGATGCCCTGGTGGCCGGTCGCGCGATGGACGTGGTGGACGTCGGGCTGCGCGTTCTGGCGCAACTCCAGCCCGATATCGTGCATATCGATGTATCGAATTTGGAATCGGCCATCGTCCTAGCGGAGGACCTCACGCCGTCGATGGTGGGGCAGCTGGCTGATGCCGGCGTCGCGGGCATCGTGCTCGCGCAGGGTGGCGCGACCGCGCACTCCGTGGTCGTGGCGCGCGGGCGCGGGCTGCCCATGCTCGTGCGCATGGGCGAGCTGGCCAGAGCCCGCGATGGGGCCATGGCCATTCTGGACGGAGACCGCGGAGCCTTCCTCGTCGAGCCTTCACCCGACGCGTTGGCGGAAGCGCGCACCCGCCAAGCCGAAGACGCGAGGGCGCGTGCGGCCGCCTTGGAAACGGCGCATGCCCCGGTGATGGCGCGCGATGGTCGCACCATCGTCGTGGCGGCCAACGTGGCATCTTTGGCCGAGGCGCACCTGGCCCGCGAGCGCGGCGCCGACGCCATTGGGCTGTTGCGCACCGAATTGTTCTTCGTGGACAAGACGAACCTGCCCACCGAGGACGAGCAGGTCGCGCAGCTCGAAGGCATCCTCTCGGCCTTTCCCGACCGTGAAGTGACCATTCGCACCCTCGACGTGGGCGGCGACAAGGACATTCCCGCACTCGGGCTGGATTCCGTGACCCACGGCTTTCTCGGTTTGCGCGGCCTGCGCCATTCTTTGGCGCATCCCGAAGTTCTCCGCACGCAACTGCGCGCCGTCCTGCGCGCGGCCGCATCCTGGAAGGGGATCCTCTCCATCATGGCCCCCATGGTCACGACGGCCCAGGATGCCATGGCCTTCCGCGCCGCCGTGGCCGACGCCGCACGAAGCCTCGAGGGCCGCCCGCATCGTCGCCCGGACCATATTGGCATTATGGTCGAAGTGCCGGCCTGCGCCGTTGCATTCGACTCGATGGCCGCCCACGTCGACTTCGTCAGCGTCGGGACCAACGATCTCGTTCAATACATGATGGCCGCAGAACGAACCAATGCCAGCGTCGCGGCATGGTACCGGCCTGATCATCCCGCAATCTGGCGCACGCTCGAGTGGCTGGCCCAATCGGCGGGCGGGAAAAAAGTCGCCGTATGCGGAGAAATGGCGGCCAACGCCGACGTTGCGCGGCGCCTCGTGGCTTTGGGCGTGACCGAGCTCTCGATGGCACCATCCTCGATTCCGAGCATCAAAGCGATATTGCGCGCTCAATTGGCGTGA
- a CDS encoding isocitrate lyase/PEP mutase family protein: MMESITPARAFRRLLEGPGLVVAPGAYDGITARLVEQAGFPLVYMTGAGTSVARGYPDYGLLTLTEMAENAGILARSVSVPVLADADTGYGNELNVTRTVREFESRGVAGIHLEDQVSPKRCGHLDGKDVIPRAAFVSKIRAAAAARTNADFVLVARTDAVAVHGLDDAIDRANAALDAGADVAFVEAPTQLDDIAAIPRRVHGPCLLNVVGGGRTPISDLREVESMGYRIAILPVLLLAAVMQAGDAVLEDLKHSRQAPTGGTSIRETFRRLGSEAWDGIGRAKG; encoded by the coding sequence ATGATGGAATCCATCACGCCCGCCCGAGCCTTTCGACGCCTGCTCGAAGGTCCCGGCCTGGTCGTCGCCCCCGGCGCCTACGACGGAATCACCGCCCGGCTCGTCGAACAAGCGGGCTTTCCGCTGGTTTACATGACGGGCGCCGGCACCTCGGTCGCGCGCGGCTATCCGGATTACGGCTTGCTCACCCTCACGGAAATGGCGGAGAACGCGGGCATCCTCGCGCGCTCCGTTTCGGTGCCCGTTCTGGCCGATGCCGACACGGGCTATGGCAACGAGCTCAATGTCACGCGCACGGTGCGTGAATTCGAATCACGCGGCGTAGCCGGTATTCACTTGGAAGATCAGGTGTCGCCCAAACGGTGCGGGCATTTGGACGGCAAAGACGTCATCCCGCGTGCGGCCTTCGTCTCGAAAATCCGGGCCGCGGCCGCCGCGCGCACGAATGCCGACTTCGTCCTCGTGGCCCGCACCGATGCCGTCGCCGTTCACGGCCTCGACGACGCAATCGATCGCGCCAATGCCGCGCTGGATGCTGGCGCGGACGTCGCCTTCGTGGAGGCGCCGACTCAGCTCGACGACATCGCCGCCATTCCGCGACGGGTGCACGGCCCTTGCTTGCTCAATGTCGTAGGCGGCGGCAGAACGCCCATTTCCGATTTGCGCGAGGTCGAATCGATGGGATACCGCATCGCCATTCTGCCCGTGCTCCTGCTCGCGGCCGTGATGCAGGCCGGCGACGCCGTTCTCGAGGACCTGAAGCACTCGCGCCAAGCTCCCACCGGCGGCACCTCGATTCGGGAGACCTTCCGTCGCCTCGGCTCCGAGGCTTGGGACGGCATCGGCCGCGCGAAGGGTTGA